One Peromyscus leucopus breed LL Stock chromosome 14, UCI_PerLeu_2.1, whole genome shotgun sequence genomic window carries:
- the Slc25a29 gene encoding mitochondrial basic amino acids transporter isoform X3 has translation MEKPQYRGTLHCFQAIIKQESVLGLYKGLGSPLMGLTFINALVFGVQGNTLRALGQDSPLNQFLAGAAAGAIQCVICCPMELAKTRLQLQDVGPARTYKGSLDCLVQIYRHEGLRGINRGMVSTLLRETPSFGVYFLTYDVLTRAMGCEPDDRLLVPKLLLAGGTSGITSWLSTYPMDVVKSRLQADGLRGAPRYHGIVDCMRQSYQAEGWRVFTRGLASTLLRAFPVNAATFATVTVVLTYTRGAEAQLDSEAVPGTPATAAGPALAQPSSL, from the exons ATGGAGAAGCCCCAGTACCGAGGGACTCTGCACTGCTTCCAGGCCATCATCAAGCAGGAGAGT GTGCTGGGCCTGTATAAAGGCCTGGGCTCACCACTAATGGGGCTCACCTTTATCAATGCCCTGGTGTTTGGGGTGCAAGGCAACACCCTTAGGGCCCTGGGTCAAGACTCCCCACTCAATCAGTTCCTGGCTGGCGCAGCAGCCGGTGCCATTCAGTGTGTCATCTGCTGCCCCATGGAACTGGCCAAGACAAGGCTGCAGCTGCAGGATGTGGGCCCTGCTCGAACCTACAAGGGCTCCCTGGACTGCCTGGTACAGATTTACCGGCACGAGGGCCTGCGTGGCATCAACCGAGGCATGGTGTCCACCCTTCTGCGCGAGACGCCTAGCTTTGGTGTCTACTTCCTCACCTACGACGTACTGACGCGCGCCATGGGCTGCGAGCCGGATGACCGCCTGCTGGTGCCCAAGCTGCTGCTGGCGGGGGGCACGTCAGGCATCACGTCCTGGCTCTCCACCTATCCTATGGACGTGGTTAAGTCACGACTGCAAGCCGATGGGCTGCGAGGAGCCCCTCGCTACCACGGCATTGTCGACTGCATGCGGCAAAGCTACCAGGCTGAGGGCTGGCGAGTCTTCACACGAGGGCTGGCCTCCACGCTGTTGCGTGCTTTCCCAGTCAATGCTGCCACCTTTGCCACAGTCACTGTGGTGCTTACATATACCCGGGGTGCGGAGGCCCAGCTAGACAGTGAGGCAGTTCCGGGCACCCCTGCCACCGCTGCCGGACCTGCTCTGGCCCAGCCTTCCAGTCTGTGA
- the Slc25a29 gene encoding mitochondrial basic amino acids transporter isoform X1, translating to MALDFLAGCAGGVAGVLVGHPFDTVKVRLQVQNMEKPQYRGTLHCFQAIIKQESVLGLYKGLGSPLMGLTFINALVFGVQGNTLRALGQDSPLNQFLAGAAAGAIQCVICCPMELAKTRLQLQDVGPARTYKGSLDCLVQIYRHEGLRGINRGMVSTLLRETPSFGVYFLTYDVLTRAMGCEPDDRLLVPKLLLAGGTSGITSWLSTYPMDVVKSRLQADGLRGAPRYHGIVDCMRQSYQAEGWRVFTRGLASTLLRAFPVNAATFATVTVVLTYTRGAEAQLDSEAVPGTPATAAGPALAQPSSL from the exons ATGGCGCTCGACTTCCTGGCTGGATGCGCTGGAG GTGTGGCAGGTGTGCTTGTGGGACACCCTTTTGACACAGTCAAG GTGCGGCTGCAGGTACAGAACATGGAGAAGCCCCAGTACCGAGGGACTCTGCACTGCTTCCAGGCCATCATCAAGCAGGAGAGT GTGCTGGGCCTGTATAAAGGCCTGGGCTCACCACTAATGGGGCTCACCTTTATCAATGCCCTGGTGTTTGGGGTGCAAGGCAACACCCTTAGGGCCCTGGGTCAAGACTCCCCACTCAATCAGTTCCTGGCTGGCGCAGCAGCCGGTGCCATTCAGTGTGTCATCTGCTGCCCCATGGAACTGGCCAAGACAAGGCTGCAGCTGCAGGATGTGGGCCCTGCTCGAACCTACAAGGGCTCCCTGGACTGCCTGGTACAGATTTACCGGCACGAGGGCCTGCGTGGCATCAACCGAGGCATGGTGTCCACCCTTCTGCGCGAGACGCCTAGCTTTGGTGTCTACTTCCTCACCTACGACGTACTGACGCGCGCCATGGGCTGCGAGCCGGATGACCGCCTGCTGGTGCCCAAGCTGCTGCTGGCGGGGGGCACGTCAGGCATCACGTCCTGGCTCTCCACCTATCCTATGGACGTGGTTAAGTCACGACTGCAAGCCGATGGGCTGCGAGGAGCCCCTCGCTACCACGGCATTGTCGACTGCATGCGGCAAAGCTACCAGGCTGAGGGCTGGCGAGTCTTCACACGAGGGCTGGCCTCCACGCTGTTGCGTGCTTTCCCAGTCAATGCTGCCACCTTTGCCACAGTCACTGTGGTGCTTACATATACCCGGGGTGCGGAGGCCCAGCTAGACAGTGAGGCAGTTCCGGGCACCCCTGCCACCGCTGCCGGACCTGCTCTGGCCCAGCCTTCCAGTCTGTGA
- the Slc25a29 gene encoding mitochondrial basic amino acids transporter isoform X2 — protein sequence MEVRLQVQNMEKPQYRGTLHCFQAIIKQESVLGLYKGLGSPLMGLTFINALVFGVQGNTLRALGQDSPLNQFLAGAAAGAIQCVICCPMELAKTRLQLQDVGPARTYKGSLDCLVQIYRHEGLRGINRGMVSTLLRETPSFGVYFLTYDVLTRAMGCEPDDRLLVPKLLLAGGTSGITSWLSTYPMDVVKSRLQADGLRGAPRYHGIVDCMRQSYQAEGWRVFTRGLASTLLRAFPVNAATFATVTVVLTYTRGAEAQLDSEAVPGTPATAAGPALAQPSSL from the exons ATGGAG GTGCGGCTGCAGGTACAGAACATGGAGAAGCCCCAGTACCGAGGGACTCTGCACTGCTTCCAGGCCATCATCAAGCAGGAGAGT GTGCTGGGCCTGTATAAAGGCCTGGGCTCACCACTAATGGGGCTCACCTTTATCAATGCCCTGGTGTTTGGGGTGCAAGGCAACACCCTTAGGGCCCTGGGTCAAGACTCCCCACTCAATCAGTTCCTGGCTGGCGCAGCAGCCGGTGCCATTCAGTGTGTCATCTGCTGCCCCATGGAACTGGCCAAGACAAGGCTGCAGCTGCAGGATGTGGGCCCTGCTCGAACCTACAAGGGCTCCCTGGACTGCCTGGTACAGATTTACCGGCACGAGGGCCTGCGTGGCATCAACCGAGGCATGGTGTCCACCCTTCTGCGCGAGACGCCTAGCTTTGGTGTCTACTTCCTCACCTACGACGTACTGACGCGCGCCATGGGCTGCGAGCCGGATGACCGCCTGCTGGTGCCCAAGCTGCTGCTGGCGGGGGGCACGTCAGGCATCACGTCCTGGCTCTCCACCTATCCTATGGACGTGGTTAAGTCACGACTGCAAGCCGATGGGCTGCGAGGAGCCCCTCGCTACCACGGCATTGTCGACTGCATGCGGCAAAGCTACCAGGCTGAGGGCTGGCGAGTCTTCACACGAGGGCTGGCCTCCACGCTGTTGCGTGCTTTCCCAGTCAATGCTGCCACCTTTGCCACAGTCACTGTGGTGCTTACATATACCCGGGGTGCGGAGGCCCAGCTAGACAGTGAGGCAGTTCCGGGCACCCCTGCCACCGCTGCCGGACCTGCTCTGGCCCAGCCTTCCAGTCTGTGA